A genomic stretch from uncultured Cohaesibacter sp. includes:
- a CDS encoding outer-membrane lipoprotein carrier protein LolA, with the protein MVGKTAQRRGKHEKNEGKLMDYDYSDGPITSHTARLMAKTARSFHLGALLAASLFMMLALSFAPNAHAALNKNSVKALDTISKAFNATKTMNGEFIQTAPNGDTLQGYFFMERPGKIRFYYSKPSYTDIISDGKTLSIEDRKLKTQDIYPLSKTPLRVLLSEKLDLARDPRVRQASIADDIVSVVVEQESLFGDGILTLIFDREKSLLRQWTIRDANGNDTTVTVFNVETGKPIKPSVFKIKYDLSPSSD; encoded by the coding sequence GTGGTGGGGAAGACCGCACAACGACGCGGCAAACATGAAAAGAACGAAGGCAAGCTTATGGACTATGACTATTCTGATGGCCCGATCACCTCGCATACTGCACGACTGATGGCAAAGACAGCCCGTTCTTTCCACTTGGGAGCTCTGCTTGCTGCCAGCCTTTTCATGATGCTGGCTCTCAGCTTTGCCCCCAACGCGCATGCGGCTCTCAATAAAAACTCTGTGAAAGCACTGGATACCATCTCCAAGGCCTTCAACGCGACCAAAACGATGAATGGCGAATTCATTCAGACAGCACCCAACGGCGATACGTTGCAAGGCTATTTCTTCATGGAACGCCCGGGCAAGATCCGCTTCTATTATTCCAAACCGTCTTACACGGACATTATTTCTGATGGCAAAACCCTGTCCATCGAAGACCGCAAGCTCAAGACCCAGGATATTTATCCATTGAGCAAAACCCCATTGCGCGTTCTGTTGTCGGAAAAACTGGATCTGGCCCGCGATCCACGCGTCCGTCAGGCCAGCATCGCCGATGATATCGTCTCGGTCGTGGTGGAACAGGAAAGCCTGTTTGGCGACGGCATCCTAACCCTCATATTCGACAGGGAAAAGTCTCTGCTGCGCCAGTGGACCATTCGGGATGCCAACGGCAATGACACCACCGTTACCGTCTTCAATGTGGAAACCGGCAAGCCGATCAAACCTTCTGTTTTTAAAATCAAATATGACCTGTCCCCGTCAAGCGACTAA
- a CDS encoding DNA translocase FtsK: MTTFDDYRTAPYEGGAMGRRDRDGALKHALRRNAYAGLGLLGLLLCAIVATSLVTWHVADPSLSNATEISPRNAFGLAGAIISDLSFQGLGLASAFLIITPTVWFWRLVLMHPARISRNRFMGWFAGLCMLAIACSSIPVPDSWPLPLSLGGMVGDAFLSIVSRFDPEVMHGLGAVLVGAGAAFLGVLILLASMDMGLKDLAFRRKPTAAYKEEDAESYDEADYEEDDWDEEDNEDYAQDHHYGDGTLDRTKGPASKRGSFFSVPIGALNHWYLSYRANKARKARERQLEQQEKARKPSFFSRLLAVEDDGLDALTDRMEPRLERSAQPGYQPQKPGPAPDMGYSGPEDFAPQSAAGYDDYNDEGDWDEDADYPSAPVGIAPPELNRPSSQEGNRAETNERAKTKPAGPQARGGKGKRMVKAGQGNLFSRKDEYQFPSLDILSEPESLGPNAGLTADQLEHNARLLEGVLSDFGIRGEIIKVRPGPVVTLYELEPAPGIKSSRVIGLADDIARSMSAISARVAVVPGRNAIGIELPNARRETVYLREMLASKDFEKSKAKLPICLGKNISGDPVVVDLARMPHVLVAGTTGSGKSVSINTTILSLLYRHRPEECRLIMIDPKMLELSVYDGIPHLLTPVVTDPSKAVVALKWAVREMEQRYKNMSKMGVRNIDGFNKRVRDSLAKGDEVTRTIQTGFDPDTGEPIYEQETLDLEPMPFIVIIVDEMADLMMVAGKDIEGAIQRLAQMARAAGIHLIMATQRPSVDVITGTIKANFPTRMSFQVTSKIDSRTILGEMGAEQLLGMGDMLYMAGGGRIQRVHGAFVSDEEVEEIVAHLKLQGTPDYLEAVTEESDTDQTDSSAAGSGSSDAETLYDKAVDIVLRDRKASTSYIQRRLSIGYNRAATLIEQMEQQGVISPANHAGKREILVPEEGATM; the protein is encoded by the coding sequence ATGACCACATTCGACGACTATCGAACCGCACCCTATGAAGGCGGAGCAATGGGAAGACGAGATCGCGATGGAGCTTTGAAACACGCCTTGCGCCGCAATGCCTATGCGGGCCTTGGGCTGCTGGGGCTATTGCTCTGCGCAATCGTGGCAACCAGTCTGGTCACATGGCATGTTGCCGACCCGAGCTTGTCCAACGCCACGGAAATCAGCCCGCGCAATGCGTTCGGGCTGGCTGGCGCTATCATCTCCGATCTCAGCTTTCAGGGTCTGGGGCTGGCTTCTGCCTTCCTGATCATCACGCCAACGGTCTGGTTCTGGCGGCTTGTGCTCATGCATCCGGCCCGAATCAGCCGCAACCGATTCATGGGCTGGTTTGCCGGACTGTGCATGCTGGCCATTGCCTGCTCGAGCATTCCTGTACCCGATAGCTGGCCACTGCCGCTCAGCCTCGGCGGCATGGTTGGCGATGCATTCCTGTCGATTGTCAGCCGCTTTGACCCTGAGGTCATGCATGGGCTTGGCGCCGTTCTCGTTGGTGCTGGCGCCGCATTTCTGGGAGTCCTCATTCTTCTGGCCTCAATGGATATGGGCCTCAAGGATCTTGCCTTCCGCCGCAAACCGACCGCTGCCTATAAGGAAGAAGACGCAGAAAGCTATGACGAAGCGGACTATGAAGAGGATGACTGGGACGAGGAAGACAACGAAGACTATGCCCAGGACCACCATTATGGCGATGGCACGCTTGATCGCACCAAGGGCCCGGCATCCAAACGCGGCTCCTTCTTCTCGGTGCCGATTGGTGCTCTGAACCACTGGTATCTTTCCTACCGCGCCAACAAGGCACGCAAGGCAAGAGAACGCCAACTCGAACAACAGGAAAAGGCCAGAAAACCGTCCTTCTTCTCGCGCCTTCTGGCTGTTGAAGATGATGGTCTGGACGCACTGACCGACCGCATGGAACCACGCCTGGAGCGCTCGGCGCAGCCGGGCTACCAGCCGCAAAAACCAGGGCCCGCCCCCGATATGGGCTATTCCGGACCGGAAGACTTCGCGCCGCAATCTGCTGCCGGATATGATGATTATAACGATGAAGGGGACTGGGACGAGGATGCAGACTATCCGTCAGCCCCTGTCGGCATTGCCCCTCCGGAGCTGAACCGACCGTCCAGCCAAGAGGGCAACAGAGCCGAGACCAACGAAAGAGCCAAGACCAAACCCGCAGGCCCTCAAGCCCGTGGCGGCAAGGGCAAACGCATGGTCAAGGCTGGTCAGGGCAACCTGTTCAGCCGCAAAGACGAATATCAGTTCCCGTCTCTGGATATCCTCTCCGAACCAGAAAGCCTTGGCCCAAATGCAGGCCTCACCGCCGACCAGCTCGAGCATAACGCCCGCCTGCTGGAAGGCGTCCTCTCGGATTTCGGTATCCGCGGCGAAATCATCAAGGTACGCCCCGGCCCCGTGGTCACGCTCTATGAGCTGGAACCGGCCCCGGGCATCAAATCATCCCGCGTCATCGGCCTGGCTGACGATATCGCCCGCTCCATGAGCGCCATCTCTGCCCGTGTCGCCGTGGTTCCGGGCCGCAATGCCATCGGCATCGAATTGCCGAATGCCCGTCGGGAAACCGTCTATTTGCGCGAAATGCTGGCCTCCAAGGATTTCGAGAAATCCAAGGCCAAGCTGCCAATCTGTCTTGGCAAGAATATCTCGGGCGATCCGGTTGTCGTCGATCTGGCGCGCATGCCCCATGTGCTGGTGGCCGGTACCACCGGTTCGGGTAAATCGGTCTCGATCAACACCACCATTCTATCGCTGCTTTATCGGCATCGCCCTGAAGAATGCCGTCTAATCATGATCGACCCGAAAATGCTGGAGCTTTCGGTCTATGATGGTATTCCGCATCTGCTGACCCCGGTTGTGACAGACCCATCCAAGGCGGTTGTCGCCCTCAAATGGGCCGTGCGCGAGATGGAACAGCGCTACAAGAATATGTCCAAGATGGGCGTGCGCAATATTGACGGCTTCAACAAGCGCGTGCGTGATTCACTGGCAAAGGGCGACGAAGTCACCCGCACCATTCAGACGGGCTTTGATCCGGACACCGGCGAACCGATCTACGAACAGGAAACGCTCGACCTTGAGCCGATGCCATTCATCGTCATCATCGTCGACGAAATGGCCGACCTGATGATGGTTGCTGGTAAGGACATCGAAGGCGCTATCCAGCGTCTGGCCCAGATGGCCCGTGCCGCCGGCATCCATTTGATCATGGCAACCCAGCGTCCATCGGTGGATGTGATTACCGGTACCATCAAGGCCAACTTCCCGACCCGCATGTCCTTCCAGGTAACCTCCAAGATCGACAGCCGCACCATTCTGGGCGAAATGGGTGCCGAACAGCTGCTCGGCATGGGCGATATGCTCTACATGGCCGGTGGCGGCCGTATCCAGCGTGTCCACGGTGCCTTTGTGTCCGATGAGGAAGTCGAGGAAATCGTTGCGCATCTCAAGCTGCAGGGCACTCCGGATTATCTCGAAGCCGTGACCGAGGAAAGCGATACCGATCAAACCGACAGCTCCGCGGCAGGAAGCGGATCCAGCGATGCCGAAACCCTCTATGACAAGGCTGTAGACATTGTATTGAGGGATCGCAAGGCTTCGACCAGTTACATCCAGCGTCGCCTCTCCATTGGTTACAACCGGGCAGCAACGCTCATTGAGCAGATGGAACAACAGGGCGTGATCAGCCCGGCAAACCACGCAGGAAAGCGCGAAATTCTGGTTCCCGAAGAGGGCGCAACCATGTAG
- a CDS encoding aminotransferase class I/II-fold pyridoxal phosphate-dependent enzyme, with translation MQDERSPFQKLADLLDGVVPVNEKDAQPINMTIGEPRHAFPDFIPDVIMKNAHNFRPYPQMRGTDEFRKAVEDWLNWRYDLGGLPLGEKNILPLNGTREGLFHACVGARDWARSQFGKDTSDAAVLLPNPFYHTYKGAAAAIDAEQVFLNGTAETGFLPDLDELAKETELLDRTIAFYYASPANPQGNVADIATWKKLIALARKHQFFVFADECYSELYRETPPAGILQACEGDFSNVVAFHSLSKRSNLAGMRCGFAAGDGAFMTQWTKYRNLVAPQVSMALQAAAAAAYRDEEHVKENRRLYNEKFDAARRILGKELPYETPPAGFFLWLDVSAFGDDVTVTEKLWKEVGVKVIPGSYLARADRSGVNPGDGFLRIALVGDLAETEEALKRLRACLIG, from the coding sequence ATGCAAGACGAACGTTCCCCTTTCCAGAAACTCGCAGATCTGCTGGATGGTGTTGTACCGGTCAATGAAAAAGACGCCCAGCCAATCAACATGACCATTGGCGAGCCACGCCACGCCTTTCCTGATTTCATCCCGGATGTGATCATGAAGAATGCCCATAATTTTCGCCCCTATCCTCAGATGCGCGGCACCGACGAATTCCGCAAAGCAGTAGAGGACTGGCTGAACTGGCGCTATGATCTGGGCGGCCTGCCGCTGGGCGAGAAAAATATCCTGCCGCTCAATGGCACCCGCGAGGGGCTGTTCCACGCCTGCGTCGGCGCGCGCGACTGGGCTCGCTCACAGTTTGGCAAGGACACGAGCGATGCGGCTGTCCTGCTGCCCAACCCATTCTATCACACCTATAAGGGCGCAGCCGCTGCGATCGATGCCGAACAGGTTTTCCTCAATGGCACCGCAGAAACAGGCTTCCTGCCAGATCTTGATGAACTGGCCAAGGAAACCGAGCTGCTCGACCGCACCATTGCCTTCTATTATGCCTCGCCAGCCAATCCGCAAGGCAATGTGGCCGACATCGCCACATGGAAAAAACTGATCGCTCTGGCCCGCAAGCATCAGTTCTTTGTTTTTGCTGACGAATGCTATTCCGAGCTCTACCGTGAGACGCCCCCTGCCGGTATTCTGCAGGCCTGTGAAGGCGATTTCTCCAACGTGGTGGCTTTCCACTCACTCTCCAAACGCTCCAATCTTGCCGGTATGCGCTGTGGCTTTGCCGCAGGGGATGGGGCCTTCATGACCCAGTGGACGAAATACCGTAATCTGGTTGCTCCTCAGGTATCCATGGCGCTACAAGCAGCAGCTGCCGCGGCCTATCGGGATGAAGAGCATGTGAAAGAAAACCGCAGACTCTATAACGAAAAGTTCGACGCCGCTCGCCGTATTTTGGGCAAAGAGTTGCCATATGAGACGCCCCCTGCAGGCTTTTTCCTCTGGCTTGATGTCAGTGCCTTTGGTGATGATGTCACGGTCACAGAAAAGCTTTGGAAGGAAGTGGGGGTAAAGGTCATTCCAGGGTCCTATCTTGCGCGCGCAGACCGCTCCGGTGTCAATCCCGGCGATGGGTTCCTGCGCATTGCATTGGTGGGAGACCTTGCAGAAACAGAAGAAGCCCTGAAAAGACTGCGTGCCTGCCTGATCGGCTAG
- a CDS encoding NAD-glutamate dehydrogenase, translating to MVTDLKREHKKHMAEAKALAAKNGALEAEFLERFFIQGDMEDLSRYSAEEIAFLAHCSFEKFHAPFDGKHRIDITEPAFKADKDAVTNQITIIELHNINKPFLVDSIMGELQQAGLGIHLVLHPIMNVERDSNGEVVAFKERKDVQTNPLLKRESLIHVHISRISDSQKKKDLQKTLDSILDNVDSVVDDWKPMLLRLEETIAILKITPPPLPEGDVTETVEFLRWLVDNNFTLLGMREYTFDSTTEEGDLVRTQRDGLGLLRNPEVRVLRRGNELVTMTPEIRDFLMRPEPLFITKANVKTKVHRRTYMDYIGIKRYDDEGKLTGELRIVGLFTNTAYNRSVMNIPFLRRKVESIIDMAAVDPSGHSGKAMLNVLENYPRDELFQTDSETLLYHSQEILRLHQRPRVRVLSRVDKFNRFVSCLVFVPRDRYNTEARIEIGQLLKDVYEGRLSAVYPEFPDGPLARVHFIIGRSGGKTPSPSRTILEDAINSIVRTWVDSLCKVVKAKNSIRTASRLIDRYCVAFSDAYRDTFSPETAMDDIAIMEGMDGTHDTAIQFYRKERDQDHRITLKIFHQGMPIPLSQRVPILENMGFQVIDERSYEIAPLDSDRKYWLHDMDLERASGKPIPFKDVQDDLESCFLAVWNGQAENDGYNKLSMAADLPWRDITVLRTISRYLRQVRIPYDQDYMWETLNTYPDLAALLVHLFHAKFDPAQNKRADECNRLSNGILTALEQVSNLDDDRILRKFHGVIQATLRTNFYQRTPEGTYKPTLSLKLDPRAMEDMPEPKPFREIFVYSPRVEGLHLRFGKVARGGLRWSDRPQDFRTEVLGLVKAQQVKNAVIVPVGSKGGFVPKHLPTEGGREAFMAEGIETYKLFISALLDVTDNLEGHSILPPENVTRHDDDDPYLVVAADKGTATFSDIANGISESYGFWLGDAFASGGSAGYDHKKMGITARGAWEAVKRHFREMDRDIQSEPFTAVGVGDMSGDVFGNGMLLSKETRLIATFDHRDIFIDPDPDPAKSWKERKRVFDLGRSSWRDYDESLISKGGGIFSRSEKSISLSKEVKAVLGISKTKVTPQELMKAILMAPADLLWFGGIGTYIRASSETDADADDRANDAIRVTPKELRVKVIGEGANLGVTQRARIEFDHLGGRCNSDAIDNSAGVNSSDMEVNIKIAFGAAIRENKIDLDGRNKLLVEMTENVSELILRNNYLQTLSISLTELRGMEDFGYQRRLMERLEEAGELDRTVEFLPDNEALKEARKKGQPLSRAEMGLLLAYAKNSLYEELLHSDFPDESYLEHELMHYFPEKMREAYAEEIKSHRLRREIISTVISNSMINRGGATLIPRIADKTGASAKDIARAYVTVRDSFDLPALNASIDALDNKISGAVQLELYGEIQKLLLGNIQWFMRNIPSATPIAETVALYKKGIGTLSGHMDKYLPAYLTELVQSETRKFEQKNIPSELAARIARLFLIADIPDMVLIAEKSQHSLNEVAEAYFAVAGHFNIGRIDEIAEDLDVSDYYEGLALDRVRDSIASAHNQMTAYILGLASKDQSGMEIWLEQEADAIKRTVKSVNTITQSDDLTVSKLSVAAGLLQDLARQA from the coding sequence ATGGTAACGGATTTAAAACGCGAGCATAAAAAGCACATGGCAGAAGCCAAAGCGCTGGCAGCAAAGAACGGTGCACTGGAAGCTGAGTTTCTAGAGCGATTTTTCATTCAGGGAGATATGGAAGATCTCTCCCGCTACAGCGCTGAAGAAATCGCGTTCCTTGCCCACTGTTCCTTCGAAAAATTCCACGCCCCCTTTGATGGCAAGCACCGGATAGATATTACCGAGCCAGCCTTCAAGGCCGACAAGGATGCGGTCACCAATCAGATCACCATCATTGAGCTGCATAACATCAACAAGCCGTTTCTGGTCGATTCCATCATGGGTGAATTGCAGCAGGCCGGTCTTGGCATTCACTTGGTGTTACACCCGATCATGAATGTGGAACGCGATTCAAACGGGGAGGTCGTTGCTTTCAAAGAGCGCAAGGATGTGCAGACCAACCCGCTTCTCAAGCGTGAAAGCCTCATCCACGTCCACATCTCCCGCATTTCCGACAGTCAGAAGAAGAAAGACCTGCAAAAGACGCTCGACAGCATCCTTGATAATGTCGATTCAGTCGTTGACGACTGGAAGCCGATGCTCCTGCGGCTTGAAGAAACCATCGCAATCCTCAAGATCACGCCGCCGCCTCTGCCCGAAGGGGATGTAACAGAGACCGTGGAATTCCTGCGCTGGCTGGTCGACAATAACTTCACCCTTCTGGGAATGCGCGAATATACCTTTGACAGCACCACCGAAGAGGGCGATCTCGTCCGGACCCAACGCGACGGGCTCGGCCTTTTGCGCAATCCCGAAGTGCGCGTCTTGCGCCGAGGCAACGAACTGGTAACGATGACGCCGGAAATCCGTGATTTCCTCATGCGCCCCGAACCCCTCTTCATCACCAAGGCCAATGTGAAAACCAAGGTGCATCGCCGCACCTACATGGATTATATCGGCATCAAGCGCTATGATGATGAAGGCAAACTGACGGGCGAATTACGCATCGTCGGCCTGTTCACCAACACCGCCTACAACCGCTCGGTCATGAATATCCCCTTCCTGAGGCGGAAGGTTGAAAGCATCATCGACATGGCAGCGGTCGACCCGTCCGGCCATTCAGGCAAAGCAATGCTCAACGTGCTGGAAAATTATCCACGCGATGAACTCTTCCAGACCGATAGTGAAACCCTGCTCTATCATTCGCAGGAAATTCTGCGTCTGCATCAGCGTCCGCGCGTGCGGGTGCTCTCCCGCGTGGATAAATTCAACCGTTTCGTATCCTGCCTCGTATTCGTGCCTCGCGACCGCTACAACACCGAGGCCCGCATAGAAATCGGCCAGCTGCTCAAAGACGTCTATGAGGGGCGCCTTTCGGCCGTTTATCCCGAATTTCCGGACGGACCGCTTGCCCGCGTGCATTTCATCATCGGCCGTTCGGGCGGCAAGACCCCTTCGCCCTCGCGCACCATTCTCGAAGATGCCATCAACAGCATCGTACGCACCTGGGTCGATAGTCTTTGCAAGGTCGTCAAGGCCAAGAATTCCATCAGAACGGCCAGCAGACTGATTGATCGCTATTGCGTCGCCTTCTCAGATGCCTACCGGGACACATTCTCTCCGGAAACGGCCATGGACGACATCGCCATCATGGAAGGCATGGATGGCACGCATGACACCGCGATCCAGTTTTACCGCAAGGAAAGGGATCAGGATCACCGCATCACTCTGAAGATTTTCCATCAGGGTATGCCGATTCCCCTTTCCCAGCGCGTACCCATTCTGGAAAATATGGGTTTCCAGGTCATTGATGAGCGCTCCTATGAAATTGCTCCGCTCGATTCAGACCGTAAATACTGGCTGCATGACATGGATCTGGAGCGCGCCAGTGGCAAGCCGATTCCCTTCAAGGATGTGCAGGATGATCTGGAATCCTGCTTCCTTGCGGTCTGGAACGGGCAGGCTGAAAATGATGGCTACAACAAGCTCTCCATGGCCGCCGATCTGCCTTGGCGGGACATCACCGTGTTGAGAACCATCTCGCGCTATTTGCGACAGGTCCGCATCCCCTATGATCAGGACTATATGTGGGAAACCCTCAACACCTATCCGGATCTGGCGGCGCTTCTGGTGCATCTTTTCCATGCCAAATTCGATCCGGCCCAGAACAAGCGCGCGGATGAATGCAATCGCCTGTCAAACGGCATTCTGACGGCCCTTGAGCAAGTCTCCAACCTTGACGATGACCGTATCCTGCGCAAATTCCACGGCGTCATTCAGGCCACGCTGCGCACCAACTTCTACCAGCGCACGCCTGAAGGCACCTATAAGCCAACCCTGTCGCTCAAGCTTGATCCACGGGCCATGGAAGACATGCCCGAACCGAAACCTTTCCGCGAAATCTTCGTATACAGCCCGCGCGTGGAAGGCCTGCATCTGCGCTTTGGCAAGGTTGCCCGCGGGGGCCTTAGATGGTCTGATCGTCCGCAGGACTTCCGCACCGAAGTGCTTGGTCTTGTAAAGGCCCAGCAGGTCAAGAATGCAGTGATCGTGCCGGTTGGCTCCAAGGGTGGCTTCGTGCCCAAGCATCTGCCGACCGAAGGCGGACGTGAGGCCTTTATGGCCGAAGGCATTGAAACCTATAAGCTGTTCATCTCTGCACTGCTTGATGTGACCGACAATCTGGAAGGCCATTCCATATTGCCGCCAGAGAATGTCACCCGTCACGATGACGATGACCCTTATCTGGTGGTTGCCGCCGACAAAGGCACGGCCACCTTCTCCGACATCGCCAATGGCATTTCCGAATCCTATGGCTTCTGGCTCGGCGATGCATTTGCCTCTGGTGGTTCGGCTGGCTATGACCACAAGAAAATGGGCATCACTGCCCGCGGCGCATGGGAAGCAGTCAAGCGGCATTTCCGCGAAATGGATCGCGATATCCAGAGCGAACCCTTCACCGCCGTCGGGGTGGGCGACATGTCCGGCGACGTCTTCGGCAATGGCATGTTGCTATCAAAAGAAACCCGCCTCATAGCCACCTTCGACCACCGGGATATCTTCATCGACCCGGATCCGGACCCGGCCAAAAGCTGGAAGGAGCGCAAACGCGTCTTCGATCTGGGCCGCTCCTCCTGGCGCGACTATGACGAAAGCCTGATTTCAAAGGGTGGCGGCATCTTCTCGCGCTCTGAAAAATCCATTTCCCTTTCCAAGGAAGTCAAAGCGGTCTTGGGCATCTCCAAAACCAAGGTCACGCCGCAAGAGCTGATGAAGGCCATCCTGATGGCGCCTGCCGATCTTTTGTGGTTCGGCGGTATCGGCACCTACATTCGTGCCAGCTCGGAAACCGATGCCGACGCGGATGATCGCGCCAATGATGCCATTCGCGTCACGCCCAAGGAGCTGCGCGTCAAGGTCATCGGCGAAGGGGCGAACCTTGGTGTCACCCAGCGGGCCCGTATCGAGTTCGACCATCTGGGCGGACGCTGCAACTCGGACGCCATCGACAACTCCGCGGGCGTCAACAGCTCCGACATGGAGGTCAATATCAAGATTGCCTTTGGTGCTGCCATTCGCGAAAACAAGATTGATCTGGATGGCCGCAACAAGTTGCTTGTTGAAATGACGGAGAATGTTTCCGAACTGATCCTGCGCAACAATTATCTTCAGACCCTCTCCATCTCGCTCACAGAGCTGCGCGGCATGGAAGATTTCGGCTATCAGCGCCGTCTGATGGAACGGCTGGAAGAAGCAGGCGAGCTGGATCGGACGGTTGAATTCCTGCCGGACAATGAGGCCCTCAAGGAAGCCCGCAAGAAGGGCCAGCCTCTGAGTCGCGCGGAAATGGGGCTGCTGCTGGCCTATGCCAAAAATTCGCTCTATGAAGAGCTGCTCCATAGCGACTTCCCCGACGAGAGTTATCTCGAACATGAGCTGATGCATTATTTCCCTGAGAAAATGCGTGAGGCCTATGCCGAGGAAATCAAGAGCCACCGCTTGCGCCGCGAAATCATCTCTACGGTTATCTCCAACTCGATGATCAACCGGGGGGGCGCGACGCTCATCCCGCGCATTGCCGACAAGACAGGCGCTTCTGCAAAAGACATTGCCAGAGCCTATGTCACGGTACGCGATTCCTTCGATCTGCCGGCGCTCAACGCAAGCATCGATGCGCTGGATAACAAGATATCCGGAGCGGTTCAGCTCGAGCTATATGGAGAGATCCAGAAGCTGCTGCTGGGCAATATCCAGTGGTTCATGCGCAACATCCCCTCAGCCACCCCGATTGCAGAAACGGTCGCCCTTTACAAAAAAGGCATAGGCACCCTTTCCGGCCATATGGACAAGTATCTGCCCGCCTATCTTACGGAACTCGTGCAAAGCGAAACCCGCAAGTTCGAGCAGAAGAATATTCCCTCAGAGTTGGCTGCCAGAATCGCCCGCCTCTTCCTGATCGCGGATATTCCGGACATGGTGCTGATTGCAGAGAAATCCCAGCATTCGCTCAATGAAGTCGCAGAGGCCTATTTCGCTGTGGCGGGCCACTTCAATATCGGCCGCATTGATGAAATCGCTGAGGATCTTGATGTATCTGACTATTACGAAGGTCTGGCACTGGATCGTGTCCGTGATTCGATCGCGTCTGCCCATAACCAGATGACGGCTTATATTCTGGGGCTGGCAAGCAAGGACCAGAGTGGCATGGAAATCTGGCTGGAACAGGAAGCCGATGCCATCAAACGCACGGTCAAGTCTGTCAACACAATCACCCAGAGCGATGATCTGACAGTTTCCAAATTGTCCGTTGCTGCCGGTCTGCTGCAGGATCTGGCAAGACAGGCCTGA
- a CDS encoding LysR family transcriptional regulator, translated as MELRHIRYFLAVAEEGNFTRAAQKVGIAQPPLSQQIRDLEKEIGVQLFHRVPHGAELTTAGQAFMERVIALPNIAKEASEAARRAARGETGTLNLGFTGASLLNPTVSRLIRTFRRDHPDVSFKLEEGNSVELRDDLLNGTLDIAILRPNHDDPKSIRTYPLSSESLIAAIPTSRDPMPNSDVIDLFLLRDEPLVLTPRHIGLSLHDSAISACRRAGFEPRLGQPAPQITSIMSMVSAEQGISLVPECMRQLALENVSYKHLKDLPMKATIATAILRSPPSPTAAAFIALARTIHSQNQTPL; from the coding sequence ATGGAACTGCGCCATATCCGGTATTTTCTCGCCGTTGCCGAAGAGGGAAACTTCACCCGTGCCGCACAGAAGGTCGGCATCGCCCAACCACCCTTGAGCCAGCAAATCCGCGATCTGGAAAAGGAAATCGGCGTACAGCTATTCCATCGTGTTCCCCATGGCGCAGAACTGACCACCGCCGGGCAGGCCTTCATGGAGCGGGTCATCGCCCTGCCCAACATCGCAAAGGAAGCCAGCGAAGCGGCAAGACGGGCCGCCCGTGGCGAAACCGGCACCCTCAATCTGGGCTTCACCGGCGCCTCCCTGCTCAACCCGACGGTGTCCCGTCTCATCCGCACCTTTCGGCGCGATCATCCCGATGTCAGCTTCAAGCTGGAAGAAGGCAACTCGGTCGAATTGCGCGATGACTTGCTCAATGGCACGCTGGACATTGCCATCCTGCGCCCCAATCATGACGACCCAAAGAGCATTCGAACCTATCCGCTCTCTTCAGAAAGCCTGATTGCGGCGATCCCGACGTCCCGTGACCCGATGCCGAACAGCGACGTGATAGACCTGTTCCTGCTCAGGGATGAACCGCTGGTTCTAACCCCGCGCCATATCGGGCTAAGCCTTCATGATTCAGCGATTTCAGCCTGCAGGCGGGCCGGATTTGAACCGCGTCTTGGCCAGCCTGCGCCACAGATCACCTCGATCATGAGTATGGTCTCCGCCGAACAGGGCATTTCGCTCGTGCCTGAATGCATGCGTCAGCTGGCCCTTGAGAATGTCAGCTACAAGCATCTCAAAGACCTGCCAATGAAAGCCACGATCGCCACCGCGATCCTGCGCAGCCCCCCTTCCCCGACAGCCGCAGCCTTCATAGCTCTTGCGCGCACCATCCACAGCCAGAATCAGACCCCTCTTTAA